TTCTGAGCGCTCGTACTCCTCGAACGCTCTGGCGCCGCCTGTCTCGAGCATCAACACTGTGCCATCTGATATCAAGGCGACAAGCGGAAGCCTGCCGCTCTCCTCCTGGTGCAGGATGTGGTAGATGAGACCCTCTGGTTTGGAGTACTCAAGCCTGATGCAGCTGAAATCCGGGTGGTCTTCCAGGAAACGCTCGAACTCTGGCGCGGCATCCCTGCATACCGGGCACCCCTCCCGCTCAATGAAGAGCGCGACACGGCCGTGCTTCAGGCTCTCTGCGAGGCTGAGTGCAGGTCCGTAGACCCTGTGAATCATGCGATCAAGTATCTCATCGATCTCATCTGGATCCAGACCGTATTTGGCCTCGAGCTGCGCTCTGAGGTCGCGCCGGGATCGCACCAGAAAGTCCCTGATCAGGCGCTCCAGCTCCATGAGCGGGGATTTAACTTCAAGAAATAAAACTATGGTGGTGGCCCCTCAGGCCATCACCTGCTCCTTCAGGAGATAGCGTATGAGATCCTCGGAGAGCTTCGTCTCTCGATGCACCTTTTTAACGGTCTCATCGATGCTGTAGCCCTCAGCCATGAGCGAGGCTATTCGATCTATGACCTTCTCGCTCACGGAGTAGTACTCGTCTATGTCCTTGCGATGGCCCCAGACGTCTCCCTTGATGATCTCTATCCCCTGAAGCTCGAGGAACTGCTGTGCTGCCTTCGACATCGTCTGATAGTAAGATGGAGGAATCTGAACTGCCTTGAGCCGCGGGCACGTCCTGACCAGGTTCATGACGTCCATGTTGGAGGCCCTGAATGCGAGATGGACGACCTGCTCGTTCCGGTTCAGGTCGGATATCTCCTTCTTAGAGCTCACAACCCTTAATCTCATGATTAGAAACAATGATGTTAAAATATATATAGATAATGGTAATTGTAGTAGTCAAGAAACTGATATTCTATAAGTAGAAACTGAATCTGCATTATATCGCGCGTATTTTTGGCCTGACCAGAATAAGTGAGAATAGATCTTAAGGGTGGTATAACTCCAGATTATGAAGTCGCTGCAGATCGCGCAAATGGATCGATAAGACCACCTTCGGATGGCCAGGAGGCCTCTGCGAAGAGAGCAGATCGAAGCTCTGAAACTCCAC
This genomic stretch from Methanothrix sp. harbors:
- a CDS encoding DUF1699 family protein; this encodes MRLRVVSSKKEISDLNRNEQVVHLAFRASNMDVMNLVRTCPRLKAVQIPPSYYQTMSKAAQQFLELQGIEIIKGDVWGHRKDIDEYYSVSEKVIDRIASLMAEGYSIDETVKKVHRETKLSEDLIRYLLKEQVMA